A window of the Phalacrocorax aristotelis chromosome 9, bGulAri2.1, whole genome shotgun sequence genome harbors these coding sequences:
- the MOK gene encoding MAPK/MAK/MRK overlapping kinase isoform X2, protein MTPRGRGRGACAVARVTGTQHGELTAGPGGARRRGDPAAPFPHPEPAGKRRMNNYKPVGKIGEGTFSDVLKTLSLRDGKYYACKHMKQHFESMEQVNNLREVQALRRLSPHPNILMLHEVVFDKKAGSLSLICELMDMNIYELIKGRRKPLSEKKIKNYMYQLCKSLDYIHSNGIFHRDVKPENILIKQNTLKLGDFGSCRSIYSKQPHTEYISTRWYRAPECLLTNGYYSYKIDMWSAGCVFYEITSFQPLFPGSNELDQISKIHDVIGTPANETLSKFKQSRIASFDFPFKKGKGIPPLVHNLSPKGFSLLYAMIKYDPDERIAAHQALQHPYFQELWAADPQPMAMHKKLRLLGNTAGQVPLQSWQISKESQRQYSLRKVQEKTKQQHGPPHGELPKLNLSGVAKLTSCPALTFHPVFGAPKESGETPSLQSVRFIGSNVESEKQKACRSSPKYFHLPAIKRRGGGGGGY, encoded by the exons ATGAcgccgcgggggcggggccggggagccTGCGCGGTTGCCAGGGTGACGGGAACACAACATGGCGAGCTGACGGCCGGGCCGGGTGGTGCCCGGCGGCGGGGTGACCCGGCTGcacctttcccccaccccgAACCGGCGGGCAAGCGCAGGATGAACA acTATAAACCAGTTGGTAAGATAGGAGAGGGAACATTTTCTGATGTTCTGAAGACACTGAGTCTTAGGGATGGAAAGTACTACGCATGTAAACACATGAAGCAGCATTTTGAAAG TATGGAACAAGTGAATAATCTGAGAGAAGTACAAGCACTAAGGAGGCTGAGTCCGCATCCTAATATCCTTATGTTACATGAAGTTGTTTT TGATAAAAAAGCTGGCTCCCTTTCACTGATATGTGAACTTATGGATATGAATATTTATGAGCTGATAAAAG GAAGGAGGAAGCcattatctgaaaaaaaaattaagaactacATGTACCAGTTATGCAAATCTCTTGATTACATACATAG CAATGGGATATTTCACAGAGATGTGAAACCAGAAAACATATTAATAAAG cagaaTACCCTGAAGTTAGGAGATTTTGGATCTTGTAGGAGTATATATTCTAAGCAGCCACATACAGAATATATCTCTACACGCTGGTACCGAGCACCTGAATGCTTACTTACAAATGGCTACTATAGTTATAAAATTGATATGTGGAGTGCTGGCTGTGTTTTCTATGAAATCACAAG TTTTCAGCCCCTCTTTCCTGGATCTAATGAGCTGGACCAAATTTCAAAAATCCATGACGTTATAGGCACTCCTGCTAACGAAACTCTCAGCAAGTTCAAGCA GTCAAGAATTGCGAGTTTTGATTTCccctttaaaaaaggaaaaggaataccGCCTCTTGTGCACAATTTGTCTCCCAAAGGCTTCTCTCTCCTGTATGCAATGATAAAATATGATCCTGATGAGAGAATCGCTGCCCATCAAGCGTTACAGCACCCTTATTTTCAAGAACTCTG GGCAGCTGATCCACAACCTATGGCCATGCACAAAAAATTAAGGTTACTAGGAAATACAGCAGGGCAAGTACCTCTGCAGTCGTGGCAAATTTCGAAGGAAAGTCAAAGACAG tattctcTTAGGAAAgtccaggaaaaaacaaaacaacaacatgGACCTCCTCATGGAGAATTACCAAAATTAAATCTTTCTGGAGTAGCCAAACTGACTTCCTGTCCCGCTCTGACGTTCCATCCTGTTTTTGGGGCACCTAAGGAAAGTGGTGAAACCCCCTCATTACAGTCTGTTAGATTTATTGGATCAAATGTCGAG TCTGAGAAACAGAAGGCATGTAGGTCTTCCCCAAAATATTTCCACTTACCTGCTATCAAacgaagaggaggaggaggaggaggttacTGA
- the MOK gene encoding MAPK/MAK/MRK overlapping kinase isoform X4 has product MTPRGRGRGACAVARVTGTQHGELTAGPGGARRRGDPAAPFPHPEPAGKRRMNNYKPVGKIGEGTFSDVLKTLSLRDGKYYACKHMKQHFESMEQVNNLREVQALRRLSPHPNILMLHEVVFDKKAGSLSLICELMDMNIYELIKGRRKPLSEKKIKNYMYQLCKSLDYIHSNGIFHRDVKPENILIKQNTLKLGDFGSCRSIYSKQPHTEYISTRWYRAPECLLTNGYYSYKIDMWSAGCVFYEITSFQPLFPGSNELDQISKIHDVIGTPANETLSKFKQSRIASFDFPFKKGKGIPPLVHNLSPKGFSLLYAMIKYDPDERIAAHQALQHPYFQELWAADPQPMAMHKKLRLLGNTAGQVPLQSWQISKESQRQVARSDRVHICCWIFHITTPKTSMWDYVITKSLPHKVVCLQDFRCTTYLEINH; this is encoded by the exons ATGAcgccgcgggggcggggccggggagccTGCGCGGTTGCCAGGGTGACGGGAACACAACATGGCGAGCTGACGGCCGGGCCGGGTGGTGCCCGGCGGCGGGGTGACCCGGCTGcacctttcccccaccccgAACCGGCGGGCAAGCGCAGGATGAACA acTATAAACCAGTTGGTAAGATAGGAGAGGGAACATTTTCTGATGTTCTGAAGACACTGAGTCTTAGGGATGGAAAGTACTACGCATGTAAACACATGAAGCAGCATTTTGAAAG TATGGAACAAGTGAATAATCTGAGAGAAGTACAAGCACTAAGGAGGCTGAGTCCGCATCCTAATATCCTTATGTTACATGAAGTTGTTTT TGATAAAAAAGCTGGCTCCCTTTCACTGATATGTGAACTTATGGATATGAATATTTATGAGCTGATAAAAG GAAGGAGGAAGCcattatctgaaaaaaaaattaagaactacATGTACCAGTTATGCAAATCTCTTGATTACATACATAG CAATGGGATATTTCACAGAGATGTGAAACCAGAAAACATATTAATAAAG cagaaTACCCTGAAGTTAGGAGATTTTGGATCTTGTAGGAGTATATATTCTAAGCAGCCACATACAGAATATATCTCTACACGCTGGTACCGAGCACCTGAATGCTTACTTACAAATGGCTACTATAGTTATAAAATTGATATGTGGAGTGCTGGCTGTGTTTTCTATGAAATCACAAG TTTTCAGCCCCTCTTTCCTGGATCTAATGAGCTGGACCAAATTTCAAAAATCCATGACGTTATAGGCACTCCTGCTAACGAAACTCTCAGCAAGTTCAAGCA GTCAAGAATTGCGAGTTTTGATTTCccctttaaaaaaggaaaaggaataccGCCTCTTGTGCACAATTTGTCTCCCAAAGGCTTCTCTCTCCTGTATGCAATGATAAAATATGATCCTGATGAGAGAATCGCTGCCCATCAAGCGTTACAGCACCCTTATTTTCAAGAACTCTG GGCAGCTGATCCACAACCTATGGCCATGCACAAAAAATTAAGGTTACTAGGAAATACAGCAGGGCAAGTACCTCTGCAGTCGTGGCAAATTTCGAAGGAAAGTCAAAGACAG GTTGCCAGGTCAGACCGTGTGCACATCTGCTGCTGGATCTTTCACATCACAACTCCCAAGACAAGCATGTGGGACTATGTCATTACAAAATCCTTACCCCACAAAGTTGTCTGTCTGCAAGATTTCCGCTGTACGACTTATTTAGAGATAAACCATTAA
- the MOK gene encoding MAPK/MAK/MRK overlapping kinase isoform X6, which produces MTPRGRGRGACAVARVTGTQHGELTAGPGGARRRGDPAAPFPHPEPAGKRRMNNYKPVGKIGEGTFSDVLKTLSLRDGKYYACKHMKQHFESMEQVNNLREVQALRRLSPHPNILMLHEVVFDKKAGSLSLICELMDMNIYELIKGRRKPLSEKKIKNYMYQLCKSLDYIHSNGIFHRDVKPENILIKQNTLKLGDFGSCRSIYSKQPHTEYISTRWYRAPECLLTNGYYSYKIDMWSAGCVFYEITSFQPLFPGSNELDQISKIHDVIGTPANETLSKFKQSRIASFDFPFKKGKGIPPLVHNLSPKGFSLLYAMIKYDPDERIAAHQALQHPYFQELWAADPQPMAMHKKLRLLGNTAGQVPLQSWQISKESQRQQSEKQKACRSSPKYFHLPAIKRRGGGGGGY; this is translated from the exons ATGAcgccgcgggggcggggccggggagccTGCGCGGTTGCCAGGGTGACGGGAACACAACATGGCGAGCTGACGGCCGGGCCGGGTGGTGCCCGGCGGCGGGGTGACCCGGCTGcacctttcccccaccccgAACCGGCGGGCAAGCGCAGGATGAACA acTATAAACCAGTTGGTAAGATAGGAGAGGGAACATTTTCTGATGTTCTGAAGACACTGAGTCTTAGGGATGGAAAGTACTACGCATGTAAACACATGAAGCAGCATTTTGAAAG TATGGAACAAGTGAATAATCTGAGAGAAGTACAAGCACTAAGGAGGCTGAGTCCGCATCCTAATATCCTTATGTTACATGAAGTTGTTTT TGATAAAAAAGCTGGCTCCCTTTCACTGATATGTGAACTTATGGATATGAATATTTATGAGCTGATAAAAG GAAGGAGGAAGCcattatctgaaaaaaaaattaagaactacATGTACCAGTTATGCAAATCTCTTGATTACATACATAG CAATGGGATATTTCACAGAGATGTGAAACCAGAAAACATATTAATAAAG cagaaTACCCTGAAGTTAGGAGATTTTGGATCTTGTAGGAGTATATATTCTAAGCAGCCACATACAGAATATATCTCTACACGCTGGTACCGAGCACCTGAATGCTTACTTACAAATGGCTACTATAGTTATAAAATTGATATGTGGAGTGCTGGCTGTGTTTTCTATGAAATCACAAG TTTTCAGCCCCTCTTTCCTGGATCTAATGAGCTGGACCAAATTTCAAAAATCCATGACGTTATAGGCACTCCTGCTAACGAAACTCTCAGCAAGTTCAAGCA GTCAAGAATTGCGAGTTTTGATTTCccctttaaaaaaggaaaaggaataccGCCTCTTGTGCACAATTTGTCTCCCAAAGGCTTCTCTCTCCTGTATGCAATGATAAAATATGATCCTGATGAGAGAATCGCTGCCCATCAAGCGTTACAGCACCCTTATTTTCAAGAACTCTG GGCAGCTGATCCACAACCTATGGCCATGCACAAAAAATTAAGGTTACTAGGAAATACAGCAGGGCAAGTACCTCTGCAGTCGTGGCAAATTTCGAAGGAAAGTCAAAGACAG CAGTCTGAGAAACAGAAGGCATGTAGGTCTTCCCCAAAATATTTCCACTTACCTGCTATCAAacgaagaggaggaggaggaggaggttacTGA
- the MOK gene encoding MAPK/MAK/MRK overlapping kinase isoform X1: MTPRGRGRGACAVARVTGTQHGELTAGPGGARRRGDPAAPFPHPEPAGKRRMNNYKPVGKIGEGTFSDVLKTLSLRDGKYYACKHMKQHFESMEQVNNLREVQALRRLSPHPNILMLHEVVFDKKAGSLSLICELMDMNIYELIKGRRKPLSEKKIKNYMYQLCKSLDYIHSNGIFHRDVKPENILIKQNTLKLGDFGSCRSIYSKQPHTEYISTRWYRAPECLLTNGYYSYKIDMWSAGCVFYEITSFQPLFPGSNELDQISKIHDVIGTPANETLSKFKQSRIASFDFPFKKGKGIPPLVHNLSPKGFSLLYAMIKYDPDERIAAHQALQHPYFQELWAADPQPMAMHKKLRLLGNTAGQVPLQSWQISKESQRQYSLRKVQEKTKQQHGPPHGELPKLNLSGVAKLTSCPALTFHPVFGAPKESGETPSLQSVRFIGSNVEQSEKQKACRSSPKYFHLPAIKRRGGGGGGY, translated from the exons ATGAcgccgcgggggcggggccggggagccTGCGCGGTTGCCAGGGTGACGGGAACACAACATGGCGAGCTGACGGCCGGGCCGGGTGGTGCCCGGCGGCGGGGTGACCCGGCTGcacctttcccccaccccgAACCGGCGGGCAAGCGCAGGATGAACA acTATAAACCAGTTGGTAAGATAGGAGAGGGAACATTTTCTGATGTTCTGAAGACACTGAGTCTTAGGGATGGAAAGTACTACGCATGTAAACACATGAAGCAGCATTTTGAAAG TATGGAACAAGTGAATAATCTGAGAGAAGTACAAGCACTAAGGAGGCTGAGTCCGCATCCTAATATCCTTATGTTACATGAAGTTGTTTT TGATAAAAAAGCTGGCTCCCTTTCACTGATATGTGAACTTATGGATATGAATATTTATGAGCTGATAAAAG GAAGGAGGAAGCcattatctgaaaaaaaaattaagaactacATGTACCAGTTATGCAAATCTCTTGATTACATACATAG CAATGGGATATTTCACAGAGATGTGAAACCAGAAAACATATTAATAAAG cagaaTACCCTGAAGTTAGGAGATTTTGGATCTTGTAGGAGTATATATTCTAAGCAGCCACATACAGAATATATCTCTACACGCTGGTACCGAGCACCTGAATGCTTACTTACAAATGGCTACTATAGTTATAAAATTGATATGTGGAGTGCTGGCTGTGTTTTCTATGAAATCACAAG TTTTCAGCCCCTCTTTCCTGGATCTAATGAGCTGGACCAAATTTCAAAAATCCATGACGTTATAGGCACTCCTGCTAACGAAACTCTCAGCAAGTTCAAGCA GTCAAGAATTGCGAGTTTTGATTTCccctttaaaaaaggaaaaggaataccGCCTCTTGTGCACAATTTGTCTCCCAAAGGCTTCTCTCTCCTGTATGCAATGATAAAATATGATCCTGATGAGAGAATCGCTGCCCATCAAGCGTTACAGCACCCTTATTTTCAAGAACTCTG GGCAGCTGATCCACAACCTATGGCCATGCACAAAAAATTAAGGTTACTAGGAAATACAGCAGGGCAAGTACCTCTGCAGTCGTGGCAAATTTCGAAGGAAAGTCAAAGACAG tattctcTTAGGAAAgtccaggaaaaaacaaaacaacaacatgGACCTCCTCATGGAGAATTACCAAAATTAAATCTTTCTGGAGTAGCCAAACTGACTTCCTGTCCCGCTCTGACGTTCCATCCTGTTTTTGGGGCACCTAAGGAAAGTGGTGAAACCCCCTCATTACAGTCTGTTAGATTTATTGGATCAAATGTCGAG CAGTCTGAGAAACAGAAGGCATGTAGGTCTTCCCCAAAATATTTCCACTTACCTGCTATCAAacgaagaggaggaggaggaggaggttacTGA
- the MOK gene encoding MAPK/MAK/MRK overlapping kinase isoform X5: protein MTPRGRGRGACAVARVTGTQHGELTAGPGGARRRGDPAAPFPHPEPAGKRRMNNYKPVGKIGEGTFSDVLKTLSLRDGKYYACKHMKQHFESMEQVNNLREVQALRRLSPHPNILMLHEVVFDKKAGSLSLICELMDMNIYELIKGRRKPLSEKKIKNYMYQLCKSLDYIHSNGIFHRDVKPENILIKQNTLKLGDFGSCRSIYSKQPHTEYISTRWYRAPECLLTNGYYSYKIDMWSAGCVFYEITSFQPLFPGSNELDQISKIHDVIGTPANETLSKFKQAADPQPMAMHKKLRLLGNTAGQVPLQSWQISKESQRQYSLRKVQEKTKQQHGPPHGELPKLNLSGVAKLTSCPALTFHPVFGAPKESGETPSLQSVRFIGSNVEQSEKQKACRSSPKYFHLPAIKRRGGGGGGY, encoded by the exons ATGAcgccgcgggggcggggccggggagccTGCGCGGTTGCCAGGGTGACGGGAACACAACATGGCGAGCTGACGGCCGGGCCGGGTGGTGCCCGGCGGCGGGGTGACCCGGCTGcacctttcccccaccccgAACCGGCGGGCAAGCGCAGGATGAACA acTATAAACCAGTTGGTAAGATAGGAGAGGGAACATTTTCTGATGTTCTGAAGACACTGAGTCTTAGGGATGGAAAGTACTACGCATGTAAACACATGAAGCAGCATTTTGAAAG TATGGAACAAGTGAATAATCTGAGAGAAGTACAAGCACTAAGGAGGCTGAGTCCGCATCCTAATATCCTTATGTTACATGAAGTTGTTTT TGATAAAAAAGCTGGCTCCCTTTCACTGATATGTGAACTTATGGATATGAATATTTATGAGCTGATAAAAG GAAGGAGGAAGCcattatctgaaaaaaaaattaagaactacATGTACCAGTTATGCAAATCTCTTGATTACATACATAG CAATGGGATATTTCACAGAGATGTGAAACCAGAAAACATATTAATAAAG cagaaTACCCTGAAGTTAGGAGATTTTGGATCTTGTAGGAGTATATATTCTAAGCAGCCACATACAGAATATATCTCTACACGCTGGTACCGAGCACCTGAATGCTTACTTACAAATGGCTACTATAGTTATAAAATTGATATGTGGAGTGCTGGCTGTGTTTTCTATGAAATCACAAG TTTTCAGCCCCTCTTTCCTGGATCTAATGAGCTGGACCAAATTTCAAAAATCCATGACGTTATAGGCACTCCTGCTAACGAAACTCTCAGCAAGTTCAAGCA GGCAGCTGATCCACAACCTATGGCCATGCACAAAAAATTAAGGTTACTAGGAAATACAGCAGGGCAAGTACCTCTGCAGTCGTGGCAAATTTCGAAGGAAAGTCAAAGACAG tattctcTTAGGAAAgtccaggaaaaaacaaaacaacaacatgGACCTCCTCATGGAGAATTACCAAAATTAAATCTTTCTGGAGTAGCCAAACTGACTTCCTGTCCCGCTCTGACGTTCCATCCTGTTTTTGGGGCACCTAAGGAAAGTGGTGAAACCCCCTCATTACAGTCTGTTAGATTTATTGGATCAAATGTCGAG CAGTCTGAGAAACAGAAGGCATGTAGGTCTTCCCCAAAATATTTCCACTTACCTGCTATCAAacgaagaggaggaggaggaggaggttacTGA
- the MOK gene encoding MAPK/MAK/MRK overlapping kinase isoform X7 encodes MTPRGRGRGACAVARVTGTQHGELTAGPGGARRRGDPAAPFPHPEPAGKRRMNNYKPVGKIGEGTFSDVLKTLSLRDGKYYACKHMKQHFESMEQVNNLREVQALRRLSPHPNILMLHEVVFDKKAGSLSLICELMDMNIYELIKGRRKPLSEKKIKNYMYQLCKSLDYIHSNGIFHRDVKPENILIKQNTLKLGDFGSCRSIYSKQPHTEYISTRWYRAPECLLTNGYYSYKIDMWSAGCVFYEITSFQPLFPGSNELDQISKIHDVIGTPANETLSKFKQSRIASFDFPFKKGKGIPPLVHNLSPKGFSLLYAMIKYDPDERIAAHQALQHPYFQELWAADPQPMAMHKKLRLLGNTAGQVPLQSWQISKESQRQSEKQKACRSSPKYFHLPAIKRRGGGGGGY; translated from the exons ATGAcgccgcgggggcggggccggggagccTGCGCGGTTGCCAGGGTGACGGGAACACAACATGGCGAGCTGACGGCCGGGCCGGGTGGTGCCCGGCGGCGGGGTGACCCGGCTGcacctttcccccaccccgAACCGGCGGGCAAGCGCAGGATGAACA acTATAAACCAGTTGGTAAGATAGGAGAGGGAACATTTTCTGATGTTCTGAAGACACTGAGTCTTAGGGATGGAAAGTACTACGCATGTAAACACATGAAGCAGCATTTTGAAAG TATGGAACAAGTGAATAATCTGAGAGAAGTACAAGCACTAAGGAGGCTGAGTCCGCATCCTAATATCCTTATGTTACATGAAGTTGTTTT TGATAAAAAAGCTGGCTCCCTTTCACTGATATGTGAACTTATGGATATGAATATTTATGAGCTGATAAAAG GAAGGAGGAAGCcattatctgaaaaaaaaattaagaactacATGTACCAGTTATGCAAATCTCTTGATTACATACATAG CAATGGGATATTTCACAGAGATGTGAAACCAGAAAACATATTAATAAAG cagaaTACCCTGAAGTTAGGAGATTTTGGATCTTGTAGGAGTATATATTCTAAGCAGCCACATACAGAATATATCTCTACACGCTGGTACCGAGCACCTGAATGCTTACTTACAAATGGCTACTATAGTTATAAAATTGATATGTGGAGTGCTGGCTGTGTTTTCTATGAAATCACAAG TTTTCAGCCCCTCTTTCCTGGATCTAATGAGCTGGACCAAATTTCAAAAATCCATGACGTTATAGGCACTCCTGCTAACGAAACTCTCAGCAAGTTCAAGCA GTCAAGAATTGCGAGTTTTGATTTCccctttaaaaaaggaaaaggaataccGCCTCTTGTGCACAATTTGTCTCCCAAAGGCTTCTCTCTCCTGTATGCAATGATAAAATATGATCCTGATGAGAGAATCGCTGCCCATCAAGCGTTACAGCACCCTTATTTTCAAGAACTCTG GGCAGCTGATCCACAACCTATGGCCATGCACAAAAAATTAAGGTTACTAGGAAATACAGCAGGGCAAGTACCTCTGCAGTCGTGGCAAATTTCGAAGGAAAGTCAAAGACAG TCTGAGAAACAGAAGGCATGTAGGTCTTCCCCAAAATATTTCCACTTACCTGCTATCAAacgaagaggaggaggaggaggaggttacTGA
- the MOK gene encoding MAPK/MAK/MRK overlapping kinase isoform X3: protein MTPRGRGRGACAVARVTGTQHGELTAGPGGARRRGDPAAPFPHPEPAGKRRMNNYKPVGKIGEGTFSDVLKTLSLRDGKYYACKHMKQHFESDKKAGSLSLICELMDMNIYELIKGRRKPLSEKKIKNYMYQLCKSLDYIHSNGIFHRDVKPENILIKQNTLKLGDFGSCRSIYSKQPHTEYISTRWYRAPECLLTNGYYSYKIDMWSAGCVFYEITSFQPLFPGSNELDQISKIHDVIGTPANETLSKFKQSRIASFDFPFKKGKGIPPLVHNLSPKGFSLLYAMIKYDPDERIAAHQALQHPYFQELWAADPQPMAMHKKLRLLGNTAGQVPLQSWQISKESQRQYSLRKVQEKTKQQHGPPHGELPKLNLSGVAKLTSCPALTFHPVFGAPKESGETPSLQSVRFIGSNVEQSEKQKACRSSPKYFHLPAIKRRGGGGGGY from the exons ATGAcgccgcgggggcggggccggggagccTGCGCGGTTGCCAGGGTGACGGGAACACAACATGGCGAGCTGACGGCCGGGCCGGGTGGTGCCCGGCGGCGGGGTGACCCGGCTGcacctttcccccaccccgAACCGGCGGGCAAGCGCAGGATGAACA acTATAAACCAGTTGGTAAGATAGGAGAGGGAACATTTTCTGATGTTCTGAAGACACTGAGTCTTAGGGATGGAAAGTACTACGCATGTAAACACATGAAGCAGCATTTTGAAAG TGATAAAAAAGCTGGCTCCCTTTCACTGATATGTGAACTTATGGATATGAATATTTATGAGCTGATAAAAG GAAGGAGGAAGCcattatctgaaaaaaaaattaagaactacATGTACCAGTTATGCAAATCTCTTGATTACATACATAG CAATGGGATATTTCACAGAGATGTGAAACCAGAAAACATATTAATAAAG cagaaTACCCTGAAGTTAGGAGATTTTGGATCTTGTAGGAGTATATATTCTAAGCAGCCACATACAGAATATATCTCTACACGCTGGTACCGAGCACCTGAATGCTTACTTACAAATGGCTACTATAGTTATAAAATTGATATGTGGAGTGCTGGCTGTGTTTTCTATGAAATCACAAG TTTTCAGCCCCTCTTTCCTGGATCTAATGAGCTGGACCAAATTTCAAAAATCCATGACGTTATAGGCACTCCTGCTAACGAAACTCTCAGCAAGTTCAAGCA GTCAAGAATTGCGAGTTTTGATTTCccctttaaaaaaggaaaaggaataccGCCTCTTGTGCACAATTTGTCTCCCAAAGGCTTCTCTCTCCTGTATGCAATGATAAAATATGATCCTGATGAGAGAATCGCTGCCCATCAAGCGTTACAGCACCCTTATTTTCAAGAACTCTG GGCAGCTGATCCACAACCTATGGCCATGCACAAAAAATTAAGGTTACTAGGAAATACAGCAGGGCAAGTACCTCTGCAGTCGTGGCAAATTTCGAAGGAAAGTCAAAGACAG tattctcTTAGGAAAgtccaggaaaaaacaaaacaacaacatgGACCTCCTCATGGAGAATTACCAAAATTAAATCTTTCTGGAGTAGCCAAACTGACTTCCTGTCCCGCTCTGACGTTCCATCCTGTTTTTGGGGCACCTAAGGAAAGTGGTGAAACCCCCTCATTACAGTCTGTTAGATTTATTGGATCAAATGTCGAG CAGTCTGAGAAACAGAAGGCATGTAGGTCTTCCCCAAAATATTTCCACTTACCTGCTATCAAacgaagaggaggaggaggaggaggttacTGA